A window from Marinagarivorans cellulosilyticus encodes these proteins:
- the modA gene encoding molybdate ABC transporter substrate-binding protein → MSVLLAAVKTSSVVRGLLTICIFSRVIPCGKCVLGLLVSFAVMLRVEASEVRVAVASNFAAPMRALAAEFEGRSQHSVKIAYGSSGKFYAQITHGAPFDVFFSADQAKPAALSDANLALSNTQFTYAVGRLVLWSANFRDITGGAQVLAGGEFNKLALANPTLAPYGAAAVEVLQSLGLKAETQPKWVLGENITQAFQFVSTGNADLGFVAGSQLAQLQRAGQLNTAAVWQVPQAMYSPVRQDAVLLVRGAKNPAAIALLVFMQSPKAQAIIESYGYSVP, encoded by the coding sequence ATGTCTGTATTATTGGCCGCTGTAAAAACATCCAGTGTGGTTCGGGGTTTGTTGACTATTTGTATATTTAGTAGGGTTATACCGTGCGGTAAGTGTGTTTTAGGGCTGCTTGTTAGTTTTGCAGTAATGTTGCGCGTTGAAGCTTCAGAGGTGCGCGTGGCAGTCGCCTCAAATTTTGCTGCGCCAATGCGGGCGCTTGCGGCTGAGTTCGAAGGTCGCTCGCAGCATTCAGTTAAAATCGCTTATGGCTCGTCCGGCAAGTTTTATGCGCAAATTACCCACGGAGCGCCCTTTGACGTTTTTTTCTCGGCCGATCAGGCTAAACCTGCAGCGCTATCGGACGCTAACTTGGCGCTATCGAATACGCAATTTACCTATGCTGTAGGCCGCTTAGTTTTATGGTCTGCTAATTTTCGGGATATAACCGGTGGTGCCCAAGTGCTTGCGGGCGGCGAATTCAATAAGCTTGCTTTAGCCAATCCCACGCTCGCGCCTTATGGCGCTGCAGCTGTTGAGGTATTGCAAAGCTTAGGGCTAAAGGCGGAAACGCAGCCCAAGTGGGTTTTGGGAGAAAACATTACACAAGCTTTTCAGTTTGTAAGTACGGGTAATGCCGACTTGGGTTTTGTGGCCGGTTCGCAGCTCGCTCAGCTTCAGCGCGCAGGCCAGCTGAATACAGCTGCAGTGTGGCAAGTACCGCAAGCAATGTATTCGCCGGTTCGGCAAGATGCGGTATTGTTAGTTCGTGGCGCGAAAAACCCGGCGGCAATAGCTTTGCTGGTGTTTATGCAAAGCCCTAAGGCGCAGGCCATTATTGAATCTTACGGTTACAGCGTGCCCTAA
- a CDS encoding DUF1552 domain-containing protein, which translates to MIITGKNLKKDARFSRRDILRRLGMSAACIPLLHSDELFAQGNSGFPKRMVCITMNNGNNPNDFHSFHSTGSVALEPLEPWKDKVTTIRGLGLKVMVDKGQRWDGHYSHPCALSGSHSGGQFGSAQNASVDQMVSDHIAKTVNLTRPLLNLGVRSERDGRDTSWRASGQPNRNEVSSASLYTDLFSSAAVPTNVLDAAMIRNASVLDYLGKDLERFAARLGTEDKIKIAAHLNSIRELETQLQAESAATSGPSCQAPDVDTSTQVPARMDAMFKMLAVALKCDYTRVATMELYDNGGGNGNTFPWIGVNRDYHMLAHAGQSADKAKVDQWLFQQVAILAAELDATDEGGLSALDNSVISIGNDMNTGDSHDVSLINYALIGSAGGALRTGMALNLNGAHNTLLTSLANAMGLEIDRVGTRYSGNIAQLMA; encoded by the coding sequence ATGATTATTACCGGCAAGAACCTCAAAAAAGATGCACGTTTCTCCCGTCGCGACATTCTCCGGCGTTTAGGCATGAGCGCCGCTTGCATCCCCCTATTACACAGCGATGAACTGTTTGCCCAAGGCAATAGCGGTTTTCCGAAACGCATGGTGTGCATCACCATGAATAATGGCAATAACCCTAACGACTTTCACAGTTTTCACAGCACCGGCAGCGTCGCATTAGAGCCTTTAGAGCCTTGGAAAGATAAAGTCACAACCATTCGAGGGCTGGGCTTAAAAGTGATGGTAGACAAAGGGCAGCGCTGGGACGGCCATTATTCACACCCCTGTGCACTCAGCGGCAGTCATTCTGGAGGGCAATTCGGTTCAGCACAAAATGCCTCTGTCGACCAAATGGTTTCAGACCATATCGCCAAAACGGTGAACCTAACACGACCGTTATTAAACTTAGGAGTGCGTTCAGAGCGCGATGGCAGAGACACCAGTTGGAGAGCCTCTGGGCAACCCAATCGTAACGAGGTGAGTTCTGCCAGCTTATATACCGACTTATTTAGCAGCGCAGCGGTGCCAACAAACGTTTTAGATGCAGCCATGATTCGCAATGCAAGCGTACTCGATTACTTAGGAAAAGACTTAGAGCGCTTTGCCGCTCGCCTAGGCACCGAAGACAAAATCAAAATTGCTGCGCACCTTAACTCCATTCGAGAACTCGAAACCCAATTACAAGCAGAGTCAGCCGCAACATCAGGCCCAAGCTGCCAGGCACCCGATGTAGATACATCAACACAAGTCCCCGCTAGAATGGATGCCATGTTTAAAATGCTGGCTGTCGCATTGAAATGCGATTACACCCGCGTAGCCACCATGGAGCTATACGATAACGGCGGCGGTAACGGTAATACCTTCCCCTGGATTGGCGTTAACCGCGATTACCATATGCTGGCACATGCCGGCCAAAGCGCCGACAAAGCCAAAGTGGACCAATGGCTATTTCAACAAGTCGCGATTTTAGCCGCCGAATTAGACGCCACCGACGAAGGCGGCTTAAGCGCTTTAGATAACAGCGTGATATCTATTGGCAACGATATGAATACCGGCGACTCACACGATGTAAGCCTTATTAACTACGCATTAATTGGCAGTGCAGGTGGCGCACTTCGAACCGGTATGGCACTTAATTTAAACGGTGCCCACAACACGCTACTAACCTCCTTGGCCAACGCAATGGGGCTTGAAATAGACAGGGTCGGCACGCGCTATTCCGGCAATATTGCGCAACTTATGGCTTAA
- a CDS encoding DUF1592 domain-containing protein, producing the protein MGSHIFRTRLHARCCSAVTLSLLLLGGCTGNSEEGASHSSQPEVTLKTSAGPMPLRRLNSFEYDNTVQDLLYVSMQPSTQFQFASDLRDDFSYPLASGGVSTLEVRKYQNAAQALAEAADLSRLKPCSNATQECASEFINAFGERAFRRPLTTQESAHLLDFYRQISEDTGDFDTSLRLMIEVVLQSPAFLYRWELGPSSVQSIDGLVPLNNYEIASRLSYFIWRSMPDQILLTAAKEGKLNSKAQIEAQARRLLSHEKAKASVSRFFEYWLTYNDLSTIEKDVTTYPNFDGQLKAAMLEESRAFVESIIFDGDKQFQSLLSSTSSFVNSDLSDIYNIGAIFSEQLQPVSLSNNERGGLLTLSAFLADKGAADGSNPALRGAVILEQVLCKHMPPPPNVIPAIAPPSAGGSTRERFEEHTGNPCASACHALFDPLGFAFESYDGIGQFREFDNGSIVDASSHYEIDGINHSFDGAVELSAILAQSPQAQSCFARQWMRYGLDRNEHLDSDEPSIQQVTAAFIASGDIQELIIAIATSQSFMYREPSTGEELQP; encoded by the coding sequence ATGGGTTCGCATATTTTTCGCACACGGCTACACGCTAGGTGCTGCAGCGCTGTCACACTTTCACTACTGCTCCTCGGCGGGTGCACTGGTAATTCAGAGGAAGGCGCGAGCCACTCCAGCCAACCGGAAGTCACACTGAAAACTTCTGCCGGCCCAATGCCTCTGCGCCGGCTTAACTCCTTTGAATACGACAACACCGTGCAAGATTTGCTTTATGTCAGTATGCAACCATCAACACAATTTCAGTTTGCCTCTGATTTGCGAGATGACTTTTCTTACCCGCTCGCCTCCGGCGGCGTTTCCACACTTGAAGTTCGAAAATACCAAAACGCTGCACAAGCACTTGCAGAAGCTGCTGATTTAAGTCGCTTAAAGCCATGCTCAAACGCCACACAAGAATGTGCCTCCGAGTTCATCAACGCATTCGGAGAAAGGGCTTTCAGGCGTCCTCTTACAACCCAAGAGTCGGCCCATTTACTCGATTTTTACCGCCAAATCAGCGAGGATACTGGCGATTTCGATACAAGCTTACGCTTGATGATTGAAGTGGTATTACAATCGCCTGCCTTTTTGTATCGCTGGGAATTGGGGCCAAGCTCAGTGCAATCAATTGATGGGCTCGTCCCGCTCAACAATTACGAAATAGCCTCTCGGTTATCTTATTTCATCTGGCGCTCTATGCCTGATCAAATATTATTAACAGCCGCCAAAGAGGGAAAGCTCAACTCTAAAGCACAAATAGAAGCGCAGGCTCGCCGCCTGTTAAGTCATGAAAAAGCAAAAGCCTCTGTATCACGATTTTTCGAGTATTGGCTCACCTACAACGACTTAAGTACCATCGAAAAAGACGTAACCACCTACCCCAACTTCGATGGGCAACTGAAAGCCGCGATGCTTGAAGAATCCCGTGCATTTGTTGAAAGCATTATCTTTGACGGCGACAAGCAATTTCAGTCGCTGCTTAGCAGCACAAGCTCTTTTGTTAATAGCGACCTCAGTGACATTTACAATATTGGGGCCATTTTTAGCGAGCAATTACAACCGGTAAGCCTAAGCAACAATGAGCGAGGGGGGCTGCTTACTCTTTCCGCCTTTCTTGCAGACAAAGGCGCGGCCGATGGCTCGAACCCTGCGTTAAGGGGTGCAGTAATACTTGAACAAGTACTTTGTAAACACATGCCACCGCCACCCAATGTTATCCCTGCCATAGCGCCACCTTCCGCTGGTGGCTCGACACGTGAGCGCTTTGAAGAACACACGGGCAACCCTTGCGCCTCGGCCTGCCACGCACTATTTGACCCACTAGGGTTCGCATTTGAAAGCTATGATGGCATTGGGCAGTTCCGTGAATTTGATAACGGCTCAATCGTTGATGCTTCCAGCCATTATGAGATTGACGGCATCAATCACAGCTTTGATGGCGCTGTAGAACTTTCGGCTATTTTGGCGCAAAGCCCGCAAGCACAATCGTGCTTTGCCCGCCAGTGGATGCGCTACGGCCTAGACCGCAACGAGCATCTCGATTCAGATGAACCGTCTATTCAACAAGTCACAGCTGCGTTTATAGCATCGGGCGACATACAAGAGCTCATTATTGCAATAGCAACATCCCAATCCTTTATGTATCGCGAGCCATCAACGGGTGAGGAACTACAACCATGA